In the genome of Besnoitia besnoiti strain Bb-Ger1 chromosome Unknown contig00046, whole genome shotgun sequence, one region contains:
- a CDS encoding uncharacterized protein (encoded by transcript BESB_058190) translates to MIAVHHHPLDCLRQLKSVGFQYPTTLRLFHIGYVLGVIYGFLFSLILTARENYYSDASLISSIVLGVIISETGLFISFFWGVYTTSWTTGLDLEGLFYRIQVLLCFS, encoded by the coding sequence atgattgcagtacaccaccacccactggactgcttaagacagctaaaaagtgttggatttcaatatcctactacattaagattattccacatcggttatgttctaggcgtaatatatggattcttgttctcactcatcttaacagcgagagaaaactactactcagatgctagtctaatcagtagcatcgtacttggagttatcatctctgagacaggattatttatcagctttttctggggagtatatactacgagttggactactggtttagatcttgaaggtcttttttaccggatccaagttctcttgtgcttttcatga